The following DNA comes from Osmerus eperlanus chromosome 5, fOsmEpe2.1, whole genome shotgun sequence.
TCCTCATCTAAACAATCCCTTTTGTTTGTTCATAGATGGTATGTTCAGTAATGATAGTGGCATTTTTTGCAATGCACTTAATCCATGGGGAAACCTCCCACAAACAAGTTCTTGAGGATCATTACATTAGTCACCAGCATAACCCTGAGCATGATATGGATGTCCTACTTGGAACGAAGGTTAGAAAAGACCATCCTCTAAATAATCTACTTCAACTTTAAAACTTGTAAGATGTAATGCTTTGTCTTTTTTCATACAATTTAGGATAAAGGGGAAATAAAGAAACTCACTCCATCTGAGCAGAGACAAAAAATGCTGGATATTGTGAAGATGATTGATAAAGATTCTGACAAGTATTTATCCCCAGGTAGAATTTAatatcagtttgtgtgtgtgtgtgtatatatatatatatatatatatatatataattagatGTAGAGTTAGTTTGTTGTAACTATTGCATTATTTCACAGAGGAGATCACTCTATGGATCCAGCATGTCTACAGAAAATACGCCCTTGAAGATGCAGAGGAGCGCTTCCCAGAGTTTGACACAAACAAAGATGCCATTGTGTCATGGGATGAATACAACATAGTTGTGCATGAACAAATCATTGACACAGATGAACACACTGTTCTGGATGATCCTGAAGAGGAGTCTCTCAGATTTGTATGATCACAGTTCCGGTAATGATAGATGTTTGTTGTAGATATGAGTCAGTTGTGTTCAAAACtcaatgttttgttgttttttttagcttcatatgaaggagaggagacgcTTTGACTTTGCTGATGTGGATGGCACGCCTGGCCTCAACGTTTCAGAATTTCTTGCCTTCACACACCCATCTGAAGTTGATCACATGGCAGTAGGCATTGTTTCTAC
Coding sequences within:
- the rcn2 gene encoding reticulocalbin-2; protein product: MVCSVMIVAFFAMHLIHGETSHKQVLEDHYISHQHNPEHDMDVLLGTKDKGEIKKLTPSEQRQKMLDIVKMIDKDSDKYLSPEEITLWIQHVYRKYALEDAEERFPEFDTNKDAIVSWDEYNIVVHEQIIDTDEHTVLDDPEEESLRFLHMKERRRFDFADVDGTPGLNVSEFLAFTHPSEVDHMADFAIEDVLSEYDIDKDGFISLSEFIGDVRSNEGSEPTEWEIEETVRFQDLYDQDRDGKLNREEQLRWVAPNSYSSAREEAIHLIKEMDQDGDGRLSDKEVLNKQEIFMHSEVTDYGRQLHILHDEL